The Triticum aestivum cultivar Chinese Spring chromosome 5A, IWGSC CS RefSeq v2.1, whole genome shotgun sequence genomic sequence cacaaaaaatggAAAAGTAATTTaccatttgaaaaagttcacgaaaTTCCGAAAACttcacaaatttgagaaaagttcatggatttgaaaataaAAAGTACAcagaaaatgataaaaaatttGAATCCAAAAAAAGTTTTATGAAATTGTGAAAATTTCACGAATTTAATAAACCGATTTTTTTATTAATAATAAATAAGAATCATCTAATTACGGAACTGGTAAAGGGCAACTGGAAATTGTGTAAGTAGGAAGGACGCTGTGATTAATAGCGTCCAGGTACGGCCGCTGTTGCTAACGACGTCCAGGTGTGGACGCTGTTGTTAGTGGCGTTCTGTGTTTCATTACGACCCAAATTCCCTAAACTGGCAGCCCAATGCTCTGTTATTCCCCTCGcgcacctcctcgccgccgctATCCAGCCACCGGTAATGGTGCTTCTGCACCCCCCTTGCTctctgttagagcatctccaataaacCGTCCAAATATAAAGATACCTAACTTTTGGATCGTCTggggtaaaaaatgttactccaacAAACAGTTCATATGTAAAAAAAATTGGACCGCGGTCTCCTGGTGATGTAAAATTGAAAACTTTGTGATGCAAATTTACTTCACGAGATGCAACTAATGTAAAACCGCGGTCGCCCGCCAAACGCCCAACCGCCACTTCATTCTGCTTTCGTCTGGCGACTGGCCGCCCGCGACCGAGCACGAGTAGCCGAaagtcgccgccgccaccggccaagtcgtcgtcgccgtcgccgccaccgccccaCATCATTGTCGCCGCCCTCCGCTGCCCTATCCCTCGTCGCCTCCCCCGTCGGAGGGCGTCTCGCAGCCGCCCCGATGCCGCCGTTTCGGGAAGCAGCCACGGCTGGATTCGCCGACTCCGGCGGTCCGCCTTGCTCACTTCacctctgcgccgccgccgccctagccctCGTCGCCTCCCTCGCCAGAGGGCGTCAAGCAGCCGCCCCGGTGCCGCCGTTTCAGGAAGCAGCCGCGGCGGGATTCGCCAACTCCGAAGGTCCGCCGTGCTCCCTTCTCCTctgcgtcgccgtgctcccttccCCTCTGCGCCACCGTCCGCGGCATTTCTCCTCTGAGCCGTCGTCCGCAACAGCGACCAATCGAACCGCCGGCCATCTTCTTTCACCCCGTGCACAAGGTGTTCGACGAAATTCCCCAATGTAAAAAAAGACGAAACTTGATGATTTTAATTGGGATTGGATAGTATGTTTGAAGATGATTGTCTGCATTGTAGAAGAGCTCGGTTGACTCCTCATTCGTGGATGATTCATCGTCGGACGAGGAATTTGATTTGCATGAAGAAGAGGACATTGCTATGCTTGTAGCCATGCACaaggggaagaagccaaagcacggtGGTTCCGTCTATGGTCGTGCGTTCATTCGGAGAGAACGAATTGATGCACACAAACGGTTGATGCGCAACTACTTTGGATCACCACATGTTTTCCCATATGCTGAAAATGTGACTTTGGGAGGAACACTATACTCCACACCCATGGATCCATGTTGCACTTCACCATCCACATACGTTAGAACAATTAACATGTTCTCAAATTCACCTGCAGACATGAACATGTAGGAAGTAAAGATCAAAATCTTAAATTGATTTACTATTGACTCAAGGTTGAATTTTTCACGACCTATCAGCTCATAAACTAGACAATTACCAATTATATTACCAGAAATAAAAACCCAATCATCTGTACATTGTACGCAGTACACTTGCAACCATGGAATGAATTATACAAAAAACTTGATAGAGAAGATGCAATACGGCGTACAAGTCACATGCGCCAACTGCAGTTCAAGTGGATGATCCTAATGATGAGCAGCCGGTGAGACAACACGATTCCTTTGATGATTGCTGATGTTACCCGCTGGAGCTTGCTTACGGGACGGCGAGATTAGAAGCGACGGCTGCATGCGTATTAGTGTTTTGCGGATCAAAAACTGTTACGTATATCAGAGAAAGAGAAAAGACAACTCGGTTGAGCCTAATAAGTCAAACCATATAGCTGGACATCATACGTAACAGCGTCCATAAAAGAATGCACTTAGCTATGGCGTCCAAGATTGGACGCTGCTCTTAATAGCGTCCTTACTATTTTGACAATTTCCACTGACCATTTACCACTTCCGTAATTAGAGAATTCTTATTTATTATTAATAAAAAAAAATTGGTTTAATAAATGAGaataaaaatgaaaaaggaaacaaaaatgaGAAAACGGTGAAAAAAAACCTACATGGGCCGGCCGCTTTCTCCACTGGTGGCATGATTTTGCGCCCGCCACTGGTAAGTGGCCAGATTACCAGCAGCGGATACAAATGCCTCCGCGCCTTTGATGAGCTTCCACACATAAACAGTTTTTCAGTAGTGTTGGTCTTTTTGTTGTATTGCTCATGTATCAATTCAAGAAAATATACTAAAATAAGTATGAAGGGTATAACCATCCAAGACTACTTAAGCCGTCTTCTGATCTTACACTTTTgtttattatactccctccgttcttaaatataagtctttatagagattttattatggactacatacggagcaaattaaatgaatctacactctaaaatatatctacatacatctgtatgtggttcatAATGGAATATctgcaaagacttatatttaggaacacgGAGGAGTAATTAGTAGAGATTTATTTCTCCTTATAGAATAAAATCTCTGCCGGCTCTTCACAGAGTCATAAATTTACAAAGTACGCCAGTTTTTGTCTATTAGAAATACAAGAAGTGCAATTGTAACCACTGAGCCGTGGCCGTTTTAATTATTTGATTTAAAGTTACATCATAAATCATACAAAAAGAAATCCATGTCCACTCAGAAGGGACACGGACCTTTTCAACTCTAACCAGATACAAGTACATACTATACCAAAATTAAGCAAATAAACCTCTCCGAAAGGAAAATATTAATTAGCTCATAGCAAGTGGCGACTCCATTTTCATGCCGTAGCAAACTAGCAACTGTCTTGGCATATGACTCACTGCTGTTCTACGTAAGGTGGGAGCGTCCCTTTCAGGAAGGAGCTCAACATCACCAATGCCCTCTCTGGCTGGAAGGATGGAACCAGATGCCCTGCTCCCCTCACAGATAGGAACGTGAATCCTCCGGCGTACTGCTGGACATAGCCTCCCACCTGCGAGTGCAACCAGCTAAGCCATCAGTTTCAGGGTGACCAGCCATGCATTCAGATGAGTAGTGTTTTTGATTATGGGATTTATTTACCTCCTCCTTTGCTGTCCATGGACGCCATGGAGTGGTCACAGGGAGGCCAAGGTCTTGGATGGAGTACCTCGTCGCCGGCAGTGAGCACACGGAATCAAAATCACCACTGTACAATGCAGGGAAGTTTATTGGGTGGTGAAATTTGAAATGGATATGAATAACGTAAAAACTAGAATGTAGTTTTAAGGTGTCTGACGACAATATTGGGTGGTCGTGATCTGCTACCTGAATATCCAAACCGGAAGCTTGCTTTCGATCAACCATTTCAGGGTCGGCAGCATAGACATCGGCGCATCTTTCCAGTGCAGGTTTCTGCAAGCGCAAAATCACATGAGTTCGGTACGTGCTGGGTGAAAATGACAAGCGTTCAACATATTAGCCGCGAGTTGAAGGATCTCACTTGCAGGGTGACCACTTCGTCGTTCTAGCGTGGAAAGCGCTCTGCACCGCCGGATCGTTGAGATACGCCCAGGTAGGATACACACTGCACGGATCATACCCAGGCAGCTGCATGCATGTCGTTTTAGCTAGCAATTCAGACCATGATCACTATAGTTCCACTTTTGACTGGACAAGTAACTGAGAATCGTTGCCTTACGTAGCCACTGGGGTAACGTGCTCCGTTGGGGGCGTGGATGCAAACCGGAGCGTATATGTCGTAGTAGTCGATGTGGCCGCCGTCGAACGCGTCCCAGGCGCCGCTGCACGCCGTGCCAGCGACATTCCCGTCCCAGTTGCCGAAGTCGCAGTTCTTGGTGACATTGGCGTAGACCTCGTCGGATATCACCGCGTGGGTCCAGAAGAAGTCGATGCCCCCCTGGATGTTCCTCTTCTCGTCCAGATACGGGTTTCCAACCTTCAGTCAGGAGAAAGAAAGGAGACCGTCGTCGTTGTTCAGAAGAAATTAGTCTTATGTTGTCGAAAACGAAGATAGAAAATTCAAGATTTATACACATGTGTGTAACTGTAAATTTCACGTACCAAGATGCCTTGTAGGTTTACTATGGTTCTGTTGTTGTACGTGTTATGGAACAGGATGgtggcggcgagctccggcacgTAGTGCCCGGCGAAGCTCTCGCCGGAGATGTAGAAGGCGCGGCCCTTGTACTCCGGGAACCTCTCCAGCCATTTCACCAGGAAGACGTACGCATCGTCGGCGGTTCTCTCGTCGCCGCTCAGGTCATAGTCCGAAGACGTGTTCGAGTAAGAGAACCCGACGCCAGCGGGC encodes the following:
- the LOC123107169 gene encoding serine carboxypeptidase 1-like isoform X1, whose protein sequence is MKSLALYFLLLVSVAALPLHASASQEARLREFISSRRGSVSSTDTFRVRNIADRVAGSLSAENSVSDQSSMKAADKITALPGQPEGVDFDQYGGYVTVDEENGRALFYYLVESPSGASEKPLVLWLNGVYASTGPGCSSLGFGAMQELGPFRVAEDNKTLSRNINAWNNVANVIFLESPAGVGFSYSNTSSDYDLSGDERTADDAYVFLVKWLERFPEYKGRAFYISGESFAGHYVPELAATILFHNTYNNRTIVNLQGILVGNPYLDEKRNIQGGIDFFWTHAVISDEVYANVTKNCDFGNWDGNVAGTACSGAWDAFDGGHIDYYDIYAPVCIHAPNGARYPSGYLPGYDPCSVYPTWAYLNDPAVQSAFHARTTKWSPCKNLHWKDAPMSMLPTLKWLIESKLPVWIFSGDFDSVCSLPATRYSIQDLGLPVTTPWRPWTAKEEVGGYVQQYAGGFTFLSVRGAGHLVPSFQPERALVMLSSFLKGTLPPYVEQQ
- the LOC123107169 gene encoding serine carboxypeptidase 1-like isoform X2 — its product is MKSLALYFLLLVSVAALPLHASASQEARLREFISSRRGSVSSTDTFRVRNIADRVAGSLSAENSVSDQSSMKAADKITALPGQPEGVDFDQYGGYVTVDEENGRALFYYLVESPSGASEKPLVLWLNGGPGCSSLGFGAMQELGPFRVAEDNKTLSRNINAWNNVANVIFLESPAGVGFSYSNTSSDYDLSGDERTADDAYVFLVKWLERFPEYKGRAFYISGESFAGHYVPELAATILFHNTYNNRTIVNLQGILVGNPYLDEKRNIQGGIDFFWTHAVISDEVYANVTKNCDFGNWDGNVAGTACSGAWDAFDGGHIDYYDIYAPVCIHAPNGARYPSGYLPGYDPCSVYPTWAYLNDPAVQSAFHARTTKWSPCKNLHWKDAPMSMLPTLKWLIESKLPVWIFSGDFDSVCSLPATRYSIQDLGLPVTTPWRPWTAKEEVGGYVQQYAGGFTFLSVRGAGHLVPSFQPERALVMLSSFLKGTLPPYVEQQ